A genomic stretch from Sceloporus undulatus isolate JIND9_A2432 ecotype Alabama chromosome 5, SceUnd_v1.1, whole genome shotgun sequence includes:
- the CALD1 gene encoding caldesmon isoform X3: MDDFERRRELRRQKREEMRLEAERLAYQRNDEDEEEAARERRRRARQERMRHKEDGDLTGQGTEKAEVNAQNNIGDDEMKSTTTITTVTNTQGDGDDDAVFLERMARREERRQKRLQEALERQKEFDPTITDESLSVTSRKVMNNVEENETPEKEEKVETHRRRYEVEETETITKSYQRNNLREDEGDKKRDEEDKEEAEDDKPKGRTIEENQVEVTLEMKIVDNEEEAAVLEVKHPEVNAEEEKVENDTTVLEGSGESITITVALDQKKDEENEDEAEKQKIEDKERAEREEMERVKAEEERRAEERERLEAEKRAAEEKERLEAEERERIKAEEERRAVEEKKRIEEEEKRAAQEKERQEAEERERIKAAEEKKAAEEKKAAEERERAKEKEKKEAEEREKAKAEAKRAAEEKAKLEEERLKAKQKAEEKKIVEAKGKKGEEKKIEDKQVKEKKVQDETPAPAFLRKKGEEKEVKVEAKKDKLQDEKLRSPFRKEEIKDSKINRDKAPKEETKPAWDRKKGIPDSKPQNGERFPELPAHKLKHTENAFSRPGFKTTPDSEEAKPVSHPEAGKRVEELRRRRGENESEEFEKLKQKQQEAVVELEELKKKREERRKILEEEEQRRKKEEAERKAREEVADCKSSALEEKRRLKEEIERRRAEAAEKRQKMPEEAQTDDKKPFKCFTPKGSSLKIEERAEFLNKSAQKSGMKPTHTSPVVSKIDSRLEQYTSAIEQGIKATKPVKPVASDLPVPAEGVRNIKSMWEKGNVFSSPSGTGTPNKETAGLKVGVSSRINEWLTKTPENSKSPAPKPSDLRPGDVSGKRNLWEKQSVEKVSSPTKVTATGKKSETNAGLRQFEKEH; the protein is encoded by the exons ATTAGCCTACCAAAGAAATgatgaagatgaggaagaagcCGCTAGAGAACGACGTAGGCGAGCCCGGCAGGAAAGAATGAGGCACAAGGAAGATGGTGACTTAACAGGTCAagggacagagaaggctgaagtcaatgcacagaataa CATTGGAGACGATGAGATGAAAAGTACTACAACAATTACCACAGTTACAAATACTCAAGGTGATGGGGATGATGATGCTGTTTTCTTGGAGAGGATggcaaggagagaagaaaggcgCCAAAAGCGTCTCCAGGAAGCCCTGGAGCGCCAAAAGGAATTTGACCCAACAATTACTGATGAGAGTCTGTCAGTCACCAGCAGAAAGGTGATGAACAACGTTGAAGAAAATGAAACtccagagaaagaggaaaaagtggAAACCCACCGGAGACGCTATGAGGTGGAAGAAACTGAAACCATCACCAAATCATACCAGAGGAATAATTTGAGGGAAGATGAGGGAGACAAGAAGAGAGATGAAGAAGacaaggaggaggcagaagatgACAAGCCCAAGGGAAGAACCATAGAAGAGAATCAGGTAGAAGTAACACTAGAAATGAAAATAGTAGACAATGAGGAGGAAGCTGCAGTGTTGGAAGTGAAACATCCCGAGGTAAATGCAGAAGAGGAAAAAGTAGAGAATGACACAACTGTCCTAGAGGGGAGTGGGGAGTCCATAACTATTACAGTAGCGCTAGATCAGAAGAAGGATGAAGAAAATGAGGATGAAGCAGAAAAGCAAAAAATAGAGGACAAAGAGAGGGCTGAGAGAGAGGAAATGGAGCGAGtgaaagcagaggaggaaagaagagcagaggagagagagaggcttgaAGCAGAGAAAAGGGCAGCTGAGGAAAAAGAGAGGCTAGAagcagaagaaagggaaaggattaaagcagaggaagaaaggagagctgtggaggaaaaaaagagaattgaagaggaggagaaaagagctgcccaggagaaagagaggcaggaagCTGAGGAACGGGAAAGGATTAAGGCAGCTGAAGAGAAAAAGGCAGCTGAAGAGAAGAAAGCagctgaagaaagagagagggctaaggagaaggaaaaaaaggaggctgAGGAACGAGAGAAGGCTAAGGCAGAGGCTAagagggcagctgaagaaaaggcTAAGTTAGAAGAGGAAAGGTTAAAAGCTAAACAGAAGGCTGAGGAAAAAAAGATAGTTGAGgcaaaagggaagaagggagaagagaagaaaatagaAGACAAGCAGGTAAAAGAGAAGAAAGTACAAGACGAAACCCCTGCACCAGCTTTCCTAAGAAAAAAG ggggaagagaaagaggttaAAGTGGAAGCTAAAAAAGACAAGCTACAAGATGAGAAACTTCGGTCGCCATTCCGAAAAGAGGAG ATAAAAGACAGTAAGATCAACAGAGACAAAGCTCCCAAGGAGGAGACTAAACCTGCCTGGGATCGCAAGAAGGGAATTCCTGACTCAAAGCCACAAAATGGGGAACGTTTCCCAGAACTTCCTGCTCACAAACTTAAGCATACAGAGAATGCTTTTAG CCGTCCAGGCTTCAAAACTACCCCAGACTCTGAAGAAGCCAAACCAGTCTCCCACCCAGAAGCTGGCAAGCGAGTGGAGGAGCTACGCCGTCGCCGAGGTGAAAACGAGAGTGAAGAGTTTGAGAAGCTGAAGCAGAAACAACAGGAGGCAGTGGTGGAACTGGAGGAGCTCAAAAAGAAGCGTGAAGAGCGTCGGAAGATTCTGGAGGAAGAAGAACAGAGACggaagaaagaggaggcagaaagaaaagCCCGGGAGGAGGTAGCAGATTGTAAAAGTAGTGCCTTG GAGGAGAAGAGGCGGTTGAAGGAAGAAATAGAGAGGAGAAGGGCAGAAGCGGCTGAGAAGCGCCAAAAGATGCCAGAGGAAGCCCAAACTGATGacaagaagccatttaaatgtttCACTCCCAAGGGTTCTTCTCTGAAG aTAGAAGAACGTGCCGAATTCTTGAACAAATCTGCCCAGAAAAG TGGCATGAAACCCACTCACACAAGCCCAGTTGTCTCCAAGATAGATAGCAGGCTGGAGCAATACACCAGTGCAATTGAG CAGGGCATCAAAGCTACAAAGCCTGTCAAGCCAGTAGCTTCTGATCTCCCGGTTCCTGCAGAAGGAGTCCGTAACATCAAGAGTATGTGGGAGAAAGGCAATGTGTTCTCGTCGCCCTCTGGTACAGGGACACCCAATAAG GAAACAGCTGGGCTAAAGGTTGGCGTCTCTAGTCGCATCAATGAGTGGTTAACTAAGACCCCCGAGAACAGCAAATCGCCTGCTCCCAAACCATCA GATTTAAGACCTGGAGATGTGTCCGGCAAACGCAACCTCTGGGAGAAGCAATCAGTTGAAAAGGTCTCTTCTCCCACAAAG GTAACAGCAACAGGGAAAAAGTCAGAGACCAATG caggTTTGAGACAATTTGAAAAGGAACACTAA
- the CALD1 gene encoding caldesmon isoform X13 encodes MDDFERRRELRRQKREEMRLEAERLAYQRNDEDEEEAARERRRRARQERMRHKEDGDLTGQGTEKAEVNAQNNIGDDEMKSTTTITTVTNTQGDGDDDAVFLERMARREERRQKRLQEALERQKEFDPTITDESLSVTSRKVMNNVEENETPEKEEKVETHRRRYEVEETETITKSYQRNNLREDEGDKKRDEEDKEEAEDDKPKGRTIEENQQIKDSKINRDKAPKEETKPAWDRKKGIPDSKPQNGERFPELPAHKLKHTENAFSRPGFKTTPDSEEAKPVSHPEAGKRVEELRRRRGENESEEFEKLKQKQQEAVVELEELKKKREERRKILEEEEQRRKKEEAERKAREEVADCKSSALEEKRRLKEEIERRRAEAAEKRQKMPEEAQTDDKKPFKCFTPKGSSLKIEERAEFLNKSAQKSGMKPTHTSPVVSKIDSRLEQYTSAIEQGIKATKPVKPVASDLPVPAEGVRNIKSMWEKGNVFSSPSGTGTPNKETAGLKVGVSSRINEWLTKTPENSKSPAPKPSDLRPGDVSGKRNLWEKQSVEKVSSPTKVTATGKKSETNAGLRQFEKEH; translated from the exons ATTAGCCTACCAAAGAAATgatgaagatgaggaagaagcCGCTAGAGAACGACGTAGGCGAGCCCGGCAGGAAAGAATGAGGCACAAGGAAGATGGTGACTTAACAGGTCAagggacagagaaggctgaagtcaatgcacagaataa CATTGGAGACGATGAGATGAAAAGTACTACAACAATTACCACAGTTACAAATACTCAAGGTGATGGGGATGATGATGCTGTTTTCTTGGAGAGGATggcaaggagagaagaaaggcgCCAAAAGCGTCTCCAGGAAGCCCTGGAGCGCCAAAAGGAATTTGACCCAACAATTACTGATGAGAGTCTGTCAGTCACCAGCAGAAAGGTGATGAACAACGTTGAAGAAAATGAAACtccagagaaagaggaaaaagtggAAACCCACCGGAGACGCTATGAGGTGGAAGAAACTGAAACCATCACCAAATCATACCAGAGGAATAATTTGAGGGAAGATGAGGGAGACAAGAAGAGAGATGAAGAAGacaaggaggaggcagaagatgACAAGCCCAAGGGAAGAACCATAGAAGAGAATCAG CAGATAAAAGACAGTAAGATCAACAGAGACAAAGCTCCCAAGGAGGAGACTAAACCTGCCTGGGATCGCAAGAAGGGAATTCCTGACTCAAAGCCACAAAATGGGGAACGTTTCCCAGAACTTCCTGCTCACAAACTTAAGCATACAGAGAATGCTTTTAG CCGTCCAGGCTTCAAAACTACCCCAGACTCTGAAGAAGCCAAACCAGTCTCCCACCCAGAAGCTGGCAAGCGAGTGGAGGAGCTACGCCGTCGCCGAGGTGAAAACGAGAGTGAAGAGTTTGAGAAGCTGAAGCAGAAACAACAGGAGGCAGTGGTGGAACTGGAGGAGCTCAAAAAGAAGCGTGAAGAGCGTCGGAAGATTCTGGAGGAAGAAGAACAGAGACggaagaaagaggaggcagaaagaaaagCCCGGGAGGAGGTAGCAGATTGTAAAAGTAGTGCCTTG GAGGAGAAGAGGCGGTTGAAGGAAGAAATAGAGAGGAGAAGGGCAGAAGCGGCTGAGAAGCGCCAAAAGATGCCAGAGGAAGCCCAAACTGATGacaagaagccatttaaatgtttCACTCCCAAGGGTTCTTCTCTGAAG aTAGAAGAACGTGCCGAATTCTTGAACAAATCTGCCCAGAAAAG TGGCATGAAACCCACTCACACAAGCCCAGTTGTCTCCAAGATAGATAGCAGGCTGGAGCAATACACCAGTGCAATTGAG CAGGGCATCAAAGCTACAAAGCCTGTCAAGCCAGTAGCTTCTGATCTCCCGGTTCCTGCAGAAGGAGTCCGTAACATCAAGAGTATGTGGGAGAAAGGCAATGTGTTCTCGTCGCCCTCTGGTACAGGGACACCCAATAAG GAAACAGCTGGGCTAAAGGTTGGCGTCTCTAGTCGCATCAATGAGTGGTTAACTAAGACCCCCGAGAACAGCAAATCGCCTGCTCCCAAACCATCA GATTTAAGACCTGGAGATGTGTCCGGCAAACGCAACCTCTGGGAGAAGCAATCAGTTGAAAAGGTCTCTTCTCCCACAAAG GTAACAGCAACAGGGAAAAAGTCAGAGACCAATG caggTTTGAGACAATTTGAAAAGGAACACTAA
- the CALD1 gene encoding caldesmon isoform X15, whose protein sequence is MDDFERRRELRRQKREEMRLEAERLAYQRNDEDEEEAARERRRRARQERMRHKEDGDLTGQGTEKAEVNAQNNIGDDEMKSTTTITTVTNTQGDGDDDAVFLERMARREERRQKRLQEALERQKEFDPTITDESLSVTSRKVMNNVEENETPEKEEKVETHRRRYEVEETETITKSYQRNNLREDEGDKKRDEEDKEEAEDDKPKGRTIEENQIKDSKINRDKAPKEETKPAWDRKKGIPDSKPQNGERFPELPAHKLKHTENAFSRPGFKTTPDSEEAKPVSHPEAGKRVEELRRRRGENESEEFEKLKQKQQEAVVELEELKKKREERRKILEEEEQRRKKEEAERKAREEEEKRRLKEEIERRRAEAAEKRQKMPEEAQTDDKKPFKCFTPKGSSLKIEERAEFLNKSAQKSGMKPTHTSPVVSKIDSRLEQYTSAIEGIKATKPVKPVASDLPVPAEGVRNIKSMWEKGNVFSSPSGTGTPNKETAGLKVGVSSRINEWLTKTPENSKSPAPKPSDLRPGDVSGKRNLWEKQSVEKVSSPTKVTATGKKSETNAGLRQFEKEH, encoded by the exons ATTAGCCTACCAAAGAAATgatgaagatgaggaagaagcCGCTAGAGAACGACGTAGGCGAGCCCGGCAGGAAAGAATGAGGCACAAGGAAGATGGTGACTTAACAGGTCAagggacagagaaggctgaagtcaatgcacagaataa CATTGGAGACGATGAGATGAAAAGTACTACAACAATTACCACAGTTACAAATACTCAAGGTGATGGGGATGATGATGCTGTTTTCTTGGAGAGGATggcaaggagagaagaaaggcgCCAAAAGCGTCTCCAGGAAGCCCTGGAGCGCCAAAAGGAATTTGACCCAACAATTACTGATGAGAGTCTGTCAGTCACCAGCAGAAAGGTGATGAACAACGTTGAAGAAAATGAAACtccagagaaagaggaaaaagtggAAACCCACCGGAGACGCTATGAGGTGGAAGAAACTGAAACCATCACCAAATCATACCAGAGGAATAATTTGAGGGAAGATGAGGGAGACAAGAAGAGAGATGAAGAAGacaaggaggaggcagaagatgACAAGCCCAAGGGAAGAACCATAGAAGAGAATCAG ATAAAAGACAGTAAGATCAACAGAGACAAAGCTCCCAAGGAGGAGACTAAACCTGCCTGGGATCGCAAGAAGGGAATTCCTGACTCAAAGCCACAAAATGGGGAACGTTTCCCAGAACTTCCTGCTCACAAACTTAAGCATACAGAGAATGCTTTTAG CCGTCCAGGCTTCAAAACTACCCCAGACTCTGAAGAAGCCAAACCAGTCTCCCACCCAGAAGCTGGCAAGCGAGTGGAGGAGCTACGCCGTCGCCGAGGTGAAAACGAGAGTGAAGAGTTTGAGAAGCTGAAGCAGAAACAACAGGAGGCAGTGGTGGAACTGGAGGAGCTCAAAAAGAAGCGTGAAGAGCGTCGGAAGATTCTGGAGGAAGAAGAACAGAGACggaagaaagaggaggcagaaagaaaagCCCGGGAGGAG GAGGAGAAGAGGCGGTTGAAGGAAGAAATAGAGAGGAGAAGGGCAGAAGCGGCTGAGAAGCGCCAAAAGATGCCAGAGGAAGCCCAAACTGATGacaagaagccatttaaatgtttCACTCCCAAGGGTTCTTCTCTGAAG aTAGAAGAACGTGCCGAATTCTTGAACAAATCTGCCCAGAAAAG TGGCATGAAACCCACTCACACAAGCCCAGTTGTCTCCAAGATAGATAGCAGGCTGGAGCAATACACCAGTGCAATTGAG GGCATCAAAGCTACAAAGCCTGTCAAGCCAGTAGCTTCTGATCTCCCGGTTCCTGCAGAAGGAGTCCGTAACATCAAGAGTATGTGGGAGAAAGGCAATGTGTTCTCGTCGCCCTCTGGTACAGGGACACCCAATAAG GAAACAGCTGGGCTAAAGGTTGGCGTCTCTAGTCGCATCAATGAGTGGTTAACTAAGACCCCCGAGAACAGCAAATCGCCTGCTCCCAAACCATCA GATTTAAGACCTGGAGATGTGTCCGGCAAACGCAACCTCTGGGAGAAGCAATCAGTTGAAAAGGTCTCTTCTCCCACAAAG GTAACAGCAACAGGGAAAAAGTCAGAGACCAATG caggTTTGAGACAATTTGAAAAGGAACACTAA
- the CALD1 gene encoding caldesmon isoform X14: protein MDDFERRRELRRQKREEMRLEAERLAYQRNDEDEEEAARERRRRARQERMRHKEDGDLTGQGTEKAEVNAQNNIGDDEMKSTTTITTVTNTQGDGDDDAVFLERMARREERRQKRLQEALERQKEFDPTITDESLSVTSRKVMNNVEENETPEKEEKVETHRRRYEVEETETITKSYQRNNLREDEGDKKRDEEDKEEAEDDKPKGRTIEENQIKDSKINRDKAPKEETKPAWDRKKGIPDSKPQNGERFPELPAHKLKHTENAFSRPGFKTTPDSEEAKPVSHPEAGKRVEELRRRRGENESEEFEKLKQKQQEAVVELEELKKKREERRKILEEEEQRRKKEEAERKAREEVADCKSSALEEKRRLKEEIERRRAEAAEKRQKMPEEAQTDDKKPFKCFTPKGSSLKIEERAEFLNKSAQKSGMKPTHTSPVVSKIDSRLEQYTSAIEQGIKATKPVKPVASDLPVPAEGVRNIKSMWEKGNVFSSPSGTGTPNKETAGLKVGVSSRINEWLTKTPENSKSPAPKPSDLRPGDVSGKRNLWEKQSVEKVSSPTKVTATGKKSETNAGLRQFEKEH from the exons ATTAGCCTACCAAAGAAATgatgaagatgaggaagaagcCGCTAGAGAACGACGTAGGCGAGCCCGGCAGGAAAGAATGAGGCACAAGGAAGATGGTGACTTAACAGGTCAagggacagagaaggctgaagtcaatgcacagaataa CATTGGAGACGATGAGATGAAAAGTACTACAACAATTACCACAGTTACAAATACTCAAGGTGATGGGGATGATGATGCTGTTTTCTTGGAGAGGATggcaaggagagaagaaaggcgCCAAAAGCGTCTCCAGGAAGCCCTGGAGCGCCAAAAGGAATTTGACCCAACAATTACTGATGAGAGTCTGTCAGTCACCAGCAGAAAGGTGATGAACAACGTTGAAGAAAATGAAACtccagagaaagaggaaaaagtggAAACCCACCGGAGACGCTATGAGGTGGAAGAAACTGAAACCATCACCAAATCATACCAGAGGAATAATTTGAGGGAAGATGAGGGAGACAAGAAGAGAGATGAAGAAGacaaggaggaggcagaagatgACAAGCCCAAGGGAAGAACCATAGAAGAGAATCAG ATAAAAGACAGTAAGATCAACAGAGACAAAGCTCCCAAGGAGGAGACTAAACCTGCCTGGGATCGCAAGAAGGGAATTCCTGACTCAAAGCCACAAAATGGGGAACGTTTCCCAGAACTTCCTGCTCACAAACTTAAGCATACAGAGAATGCTTTTAG CCGTCCAGGCTTCAAAACTACCCCAGACTCTGAAGAAGCCAAACCAGTCTCCCACCCAGAAGCTGGCAAGCGAGTGGAGGAGCTACGCCGTCGCCGAGGTGAAAACGAGAGTGAAGAGTTTGAGAAGCTGAAGCAGAAACAACAGGAGGCAGTGGTGGAACTGGAGGAGCTCAAAAAGAAGCGTGAAGAGCGTCGGAAGATTCTGGAGGAAGAAGAACAGAGACggaagaaagaggaggcagaaagaaaagCCCGGGAGGAGGTAGCAGATTGTAAAAGTAGTGCCTTG GAGGAGAAGAGGCGGTTGAAGGAAGAAATAGAGAGGAGAAGGGCAGAAGCGGCTGAGAAGCGCCAAAAGATGCCAGAGGAAGCCCAAACTGATGacaagaagccatttaaatgtttCACTCCCAAGGGTTCTTCTCTGAAG aTAGAAGAACGTGCCGAATTCTTGAACAAATCTGCCCAGAAAAG TGGCATGAAACCCACTCACACAAGCCCAGTTGTCTCCAAGATAGATAGCAGGCTGGAGCAATACACCAGTGCAATTGAG CAGGGCATCAAAGCTACAAAGCCTGTCAAGCCAGTAGCTTCTGATCTCCCGGTTCCTGCAGAAGGAGTCCGTAACATCAAGAGTATGTGGGAGAAAGGCAATGTGTTCTCGTCGCCCTCTGGTACAGGGACACCCAATAAG GAAACAGCTGGGCTAAAGGTTGGCGTCTCTAGTCGCATCAATGAGTGGTTAACTAAGACCCCCGAGAACAGCAAATCGCCTGCTCCCAAACCATCA GATTTAAGACCTGGAGATGTGTCCGGCAAACGCAACCTCTGGGAGAAGCAATCAGTTGAAAAGGTCTCTTCTCCCACAAAG GTAACAGCAACAGGGAAAAAGTCAGAGACCAATG caggTTTGAGACAATTTGAAAAGGAACACTAA
- the CALD1 gene encoding caldesmon isoform X12: MDDFERRRELRRQKREEMRLEAERLAYQRNDEDEEEAARERRRRARQERMRHKEDGDLTGQGTEKAEVNAQNNIGDDEMKSTTTITTVTNTQGDGDDDAVFLERMARREERRQKRLQEALERQKEFDPTITDESLSVTSRKVMNNVEENETPEKEEKVETHRRRYEVEETETITKSYQRNNLREDEGDKKRDEEDKEEAEDDKPKGRTIEENQVEVTLEMKIVDNEEEAAVLEVKHPEVNAEEEKVENDTTVLEGSGESITITVALDQKKDEENEDEAEKQKIEDKERAEREEMERVKAEEERRAEERERLEAEKRAAEEKERLEAEERERIKAEEERRAVEEKKRIEEEEKRAAQEKERQEAEERERIKAAEEKKAAEEKKAAEERERAKEKEKKEAEEREKAKAEAKRAAEEKAKLEEERLKAKQKAEEKKIVEAKGKKGEEKKIEDKQVKEKKVQDETPAPAFLRKKGEEKEVKVEAKKDKLQDEKLRSPFRKEEQIKDSKINRDKAPKEETKPAWDRKKGIPDSKPQNGERFPELPAHKLKHTENAFSRPGFKTTPDSEEAKPVSHPEAGKRVEELRRRRGENESEEFEKLKQKQQEAVVELEELKKKREERRKILEEEEQRRKKEEAERKAREEVADCKSSALEEKRRLKEEIERRRAEAAEKRQKMPEEAQTDDKKPFKCFTPKGSSLKIEERAEFLNKSAQKSGMKPTHTSPVVSKIDSRLEQYTSAIEQGIKATKPVKPVASDLPVPAEGVRNIKSMWEKGNVFSSPSGTGTPNKETAGLKVGVSSRINEWLTKTPENSKSPAPKPSLLALFSFIIAFLSGIL, from the exons ATTAGCCTACCAAAGAAATgatgaagatgaggaagaagcCGCTAGAGAACGACGTAGGCGAGCCCGGCAGGAAAGAATGAGGCACAAGGAAGATGGTGACTTAACAGGTCAagggacagagaaggctgaagtcaatgcacagaataa CATTGGAGACGATGAGATGAAAAGTACTACAACAATTACCACAGTTACAAATACTCAAGGTGATGGGGATGATGATGCTGTTTTCTTGGAGAGGATggcaaggagagaagaaaggcgCCAAAAGCGTCTCCAGGAAGCCCTGGAGCGCCAAAAGGAATTTGACCCAACAATTACTGATGAGAGTCTGTCAGTCACCAGCAGAAAGGTGATGAACAACGTTGAAGAAAATGAAACtccagagaaagaggaaaaagtggAAACCCACCGGAGACGCTATGAGGTGGAAGAAACTGAAACCATCACCAAATCATACCAGAGGAATAATTTGAGGGAAGATGAGGGAGACAAGAAGAGAGATGAAGAAGacaaggaggaggcagaagatgACAAGCCCAAGGGAAGAACCATAGAAGAGAATCAGGTAGAAGTAACACTAGAAATGAAAATAGTAGACAATGAGGAGGAAGCTGCAGTGTTGGAAGTGAAACATCCCGAGGTAAATGCAGAAGAGGAAAAAGTAGAGAATGACACAACTGTCCTAGAGGGGAGTGGGGAGTCCATAACTATTACAGTAGCGCTAGATCAGAAGAAGGATGAAGAAAATGAGGATGAAGCAGAAAAGCAAAAAATAGAGGACAAAGAGAGGGCTGAGAGAGAGGAAATGGAGCGAGtgaaagcagaggaggaaagaagagcagaggagagagagaggcttgaAGCAGAGAAAAGGGCAGCTGAGGAAAAAGAGAGGCTAGAagcagaagaaagggaaaggattaaagcagaggaagaaaggagagctgtggaggaaaaaaagagaattgaagaggaggagaaaagagctgcccaggagaaagagaggcaggaagCTGAGGAACGGGAAAGGATTAAGGCAGCTGAAGAGAAAAAGGCAGCTGAAGAGAAGAAAGCagctgaagaaagagagagggctaaggagaaggaaaaaaaggaggctgAGGAACGAGAGAAGGCTAAGGCAGAGGCTAagagggcagctgaagaaaaggcTAAGTTAGAAGAGGAAAGGTTAAAAGCTAAACAGAAGGCTGAGGAAAAAAAGATAGTTGAGgcaaaagggaagaagggagaagagaagaaaatagaAGACAAGCAGGTAAAAGAGAAGAAAGTACAAGACGAAACCCCTGCACCAGCTTTCCTAAGAAAAAAG ggggaagagaaagaggttaAAGTGGAAGCTAAAAAAGACAAGCTACAAGATGAGAAACTTCGGTCGCCATTCCGAAAAGAGGAG CAGATAAAAGACAGTAAGATCAACAGAGACAAAGCTCCCAAGGAGGAGACTAAACCTGCCTGGGATCGCAAGAAGGGAATTCCTGACTCAAAGCCACAAAATGGGGAACGTTTCCCAGAACTTCCTGCTCACAAACTTAAGCATACAGAGAATGCTTTTAG CCGTCCAGGCTTCAAAACTACCCCAGACTCTGAAGAAGCCAAACCAGTCTCCCACCCAGAAGCTGGCAAGCGAGTGGAGGAGCTACGCCGTCGCCGAGGTGAAAACGAGAGTGAAGAGTTTGAGAAGCTGAAGCAGAAACAACAGGAGGCAGTGGTGGAACTGGAGGAGCTCAAAAAGAAGCGTGAAGAGCGTCGGAAGATTCTGGAGGAAGAAGAACAGAGACggaagaaagaggaggcagaaagaaaagCCCGGGAGGAGGTAGCAGATTGTAAAAGTAGTGCCTTG GAGGAGAAGAGGCGGTTGAAGGAAGAAATAGAGAGGAGAAGGGCAGAAGCGGCTGAGAAGCGCCAAAAGATGCCAGAGGAAGCCCAAACTGATGacaagaagccatttaaatgtttCACTCCCAAGGGTTCTTCTCTGAAG aTAGAAGAACGTGCCGAATTCTTGAACAAATCTGCCCAGAAAAG TGGCATGAAACCCACTCACACAAGCCCAGTTGTCTCCAAGATAGATAGCAGGCTGGAGCAATACACCAGTGCAATTGAG CAGGGCATCAAAGCTACAAAGCCTGTCAAGCCAGTAGCTTCTGATCTCCCGGTTCCTGCAGAAGGAGTCCGTAACATCAAGAGTATGTGGGAGAAAGGCAATGTGTTCTCGTCGCCCTCTGGTACAGGGACACCCAATAAG GAAACAGCTGGGCTAAAGGTTGGCGTCTCTAGTCGCATCAATGAGTGGTTAACTAAGACCCCCGAGAACAGCAAATCGCCTGCTCCCAAACCATCA TTGCTTGCTCTCTTCTCTTTCATCATTGCCTTCTTGTCTGGAATCCTGTAA